One region of Salinibacterium sp. TMP30 genomic DNA includes:
- a CDS encoding META domain-containing protein, whose amino-acid sequence MPTDTIPTDATPTPTMFKKIAPLFAISLLALTACAGPALTPGSDEPPLDSGPGLGEEETPGDPIPIEGIDGSWTYADGTDSSGELSTDVTVTLMISGSSIVGASACNNYAATLAGEPSALRVGAVSSTKRACDNALMDFDTRYFSALGLVTAAIPTGGSLVMQGDGVNLNFMPASSPPLG is encoded by the coding sequence ATGCCCACAGACACAATTCCCACAGATGCAACGCCCACACCCACGATGTTCAAGAAAATTGCCCCGCTGTTTGCGATCAGCCTGCTCGCCCTCACAGCGTGCGCTGGCCCAGCGCTGACTCCCGGCTCTGATGAGCCCCCGCTTGATAGCGGCCCCGGCCTTGGCGAAGAAGAAACACCCGGCGACCCGATCCCCATTGAAGGCATCGACGGGTCCTGGACCTACGCCGACGGCACCGACAGTTCCGGTGAGCTCAGTACAGACGTCACCGTCACGCTGATGATCTCAGGCAGCAGCATTGTGGGAGCATCCGCCTGCAATAACTATGCCGCAACGCTTGCAGGCGAGCCCAGCGCGCTCAGGGTTGGCGCCGTCTCCTCAACAAAACGGGCGTGCGACAACGCGCTCATGGACTTTGACACCCGCTACTTCAGCGCCCTAGGCCTCGTTACCGCCGCCATTCCGACCGGGGGAAGTCTCGTTATGCAGGGCGACGGCGTGAACCTCAACTTCATGCCGGCGAGCTCTCCGCCGCTGGGATAA
- the gltX gene encoding glutamate--tRNA ligase, protein MGSMSAPFSTAIASDVRVRFCPSPTGTPHVGLIRTALFNWAYARHTGGTMVFRIEDTDAARDSEESYLQLLDAMRWLGLDWDEGVETGGPNEPYRQSQRSDIYREVIEKLKASGHLYESFATGEEIEARNVANGRDPKQGYDNFERDLTADEIAAFTAEGRQPALRLRVPDTDLSFDDLVRGEITFPAGSFSDFVVVRPNGAPLYTFVNPVDDALMGITHVLRGEDLLSSTPRQIALYTALIEVGITEAIPRFGHLPYVMGEGNKKLSKRDPESNLFLHRDRGFIPEGLINYLSLLGWSLAPDRDVFSVEELIAAFDVENVNPNPARFDVKKAESLNGDHIRLLSAEEFAGRLVPYLVAAGVISAEPTEAELATLAAAAPLVQERMQLLGDAPGLLQFLFTPDADLVVEADAMPKAEGPEVLDAAMAVLPAVEPWTHEAIEAALRAELIDVKEMKPRVAFGPLRSAIAGRRISPPLFESMELLGKESTLTRLGALRAQL, encoded by the coding sequence ATGGGCTCAATGTCTGCGCCATTTTCTACTGCTATCGCTTCCGACGTTCGCGTTCGGTTTTGTCCGTCACCTACGGGTACGCCCCACGTTGGCTTGATCCGCACGGCCCTGTTCAACTGGGCCTACGCGCGCCACACGGGGGGCACAATGGTGTTCCGTATTGAAGATACGGATGCCGCTCGCGACAGCGAAGAGAGCTACTTGCAGCTTCTCGACGCGATGCGCTGGTTGGGTCTTGACTGGGATGAGGGCGTCGAGACGGGTGGCCCGAATGAGCCGTACCGTCAGTCGCAGCGCAGCGATATTTACCGTGAGGTCATTGAGAAGCTGAAGGCTTCCGGTCACCTCTATGAGTCGTTTGCGACGGGCGAAGAGATCGAGGCCCGCAATGTGGCGAACGGCCGGGACCCCAAGCAGGGGTATGACAACTTTGAACGCGACCTCACGGCAGATGAGATTGCTGCCTTCACAGCGGAGGGCCGCCAGCCGGCACTGCGTTTGCGGGTGCCCGACACCGATCTGAGTTTTGACGACCTGGTGCGTGGCGAGATCACGTTCCCGGCGGGCTCGTTCTCTGACTTTGTTGTGGTGCGCCCGAATGGCGCCCCGCTGTATACGTTTGTGAACCCGGTGGATGATGCGCTGATGGGTATCACGCATGTGCTGCGTGGTGAAGACCTGCTCTCGAGCACCCCACGACAGATCGCCCTCTACACGGCGCTCATCGAGGTCGGTATCACGGAGGCGATCCCGCGTTTCGGTCACTTGCCCTATGTGATGGGGGAGGGCAACAAGAAGCTGTCGAAGCGTGACCCCGAGTCGAATCTGTTCTTGCACCGCGACCGCGGGTTCATCCCTGAGGGTCTCATCAACTATCTGTCGTTGCTGGGCTGGTCGTTGGCTCCCGACCGCGACGTGTTCTCCGTCGAGGAGCTCATTGCCGCCTTCGACGTTGAGAATGTGAATCCGAACCCCGCCCGTTTTGATGTGAAGAAGGCGGAGTCGCTGAATGGTGATCACATCCGTCTGCTGTCGGCGGAGGAGTTTGCGGGCCGTTTGGTTCCGTATCTGGTTGCTGCTGGCGTGATTTCGGCGGAGCCGACGGAGGCTGAGCTGGCGACACTCGCTGCTGCTGCGCCTCTCGTGCAGGAGCGCATGCAACTTCTGGGCGATGCGCCGGGGCTATTGCAGTTCTTGTTCACTCCGGATGCGGATCTCGTTGTTGAGGCGGATGCGATGCCGAAGGCTGAAGGCCCTGAAGTTTTGGATGCCGCGATGGCGGTGTTGCCGGCGGTGGAGCCGTGGACTCATGAGGCAATCGAAGCGGCTCTCCGTGCCGAACTTATTGACGTGAAAGAGATGAAGCCGCGTGTGGCGTTTGGTCCGTTGCGCAGTGCGATCGCTGGGCGTCGCATCAGCCCCCCGCTGTTTGAGTCGATGGAGCTGTTGGGCAAAGAGTCGACCCTGACCCGCCTGGGAGCGCTGCGCGCACAGCTATGA
- a CDS encoding branched-chain amino acid aminotransferase yields the protein MKNLLADRPLTFMVKKNQEPRSVEERDAVLANPGFGVNFTDHMVDICWSETGGWHRPRVQPYGPISLDPAAAVLHYGQEIFEGLKAFRHEDGSIWSFRPEANAARLQRSARRMALPELPIDAFIDSLKQLVAVDGDWVPNAPETSLYLRPFMFAKEAFLGVRAAKKVNYYVIASPAGAYFTGGVAPVSIWISTNYTRAGKGGTGAAKTGGNYASSLIAQQEAAAHGCAQVLFLDAEEGNYIEELGGMNVVLVKKDGTLVTPHSESILEGITRDSVLQLAEDRGHKIERRRVTLDEWREGVESGEITEMFACGTAAVITPIAMLKGEGVEFGSADAPAGELTMSLREELTDIQYGRREDKHSWMMRLNA from the coding sequence ATGAAGAATCTGTTGGCTGATCGCCCCCTCACATTCATGGTTAAGAAGAACCAGGAGCCCCGCTCGGTCGAAGAGCGTGACGCAGTTCTCGCAAACCCCGGCTTCGGGGTGAACTTCACCGACCACATGGTCGACATTTGTTGGTCAGAGACTGGCGGATGGCACCGCCCCCGCGTTCAGCCCTACGGACCGATCAGCCTTGATCCGGCCGCAGCAGTGCTGCACTATGGCCAAGAAATCTTTGAGGGCTTGAAGGCGTTCCGTCACGAGGATGGATCGATTTGGTCGTTCCGGCCCGAAGCGAATGCTGCGCGATTGCAGCGTTCCGCCCGCCGCATGGCGCTGCCCGAGCTGCCCATTGACGCTTTCATCGATTCGCTCAAGCAGCTCGTTGCCGTTGATGGTGACTGGGTGCCCAATGCTCCCGAGACCAGCCTCTACTTGCGGCCATTCATGTTTGCCAAGGAAGCTTTCTTGGGGGTTCGCGCGGCGAAGAAGGTCAACTATTACGTGATCGCTAGCCCCGCTGGTGCCTACTTCACCGGCGGTGTTGCTCCCGTATCGATCTGGATCTCCACGAACTACACGCGTGCTGGCAAGGGCGGTACAGGAGCCGCAAAGACCGGTGGCAACTACGCGTCGTCGCTGATTGCTCAGCAGGAGGCGGCAGCTCACGGCTGCGCCCAGGTGTTGTTCTTGGATGCCGAAGAGGGCAACTACATCGAAGAGCTCGGTGGCATGAACGTGGTTCTCGTGAAGAAAGACGGAACCCTCGTTACCCCGCACTCTGAGTCGATCCTCGAGGGCATCACGCGCGACTCTGTTCTGCAGCTTGCGGAAGACCGCGGCCACAAGATCGAGCGCCGCCGCGTGACTCTCGACGAGTGGCGCGAGGGCGTCGAATCGGGCGAGATCACTGAGATGTTCGCGTGCGGCACCGCAGCAGTCATCACACCCATCGCCATGCTCAAGGGTGAGGGTGTGGAATTCGGCTCTGCGGATGCTCCAGCCGGCGAATTGACGATGTCGCTGCGCGAAGAGCTCACCGACATCCAATATGGCCGTCGCGAAGACAAGCACAGCTGGATGATGAGGCTCAACGCATGA
- a CDS encoding 3-isopropylmalate dehydrogenase, which translates to MPSQIKLAVIPGDGIGPEVVAEALKVLKATGVDVSPTQFPFGASHYLESGTILEDSDIDELAQHDAILLGAVGGDPRDPRLKGGIIERGLLLKLRFALDHHVNLRPTTIFPGVTSPLANPGAVDFVVVREGTEGPYVGNGGRIRTGTPHEIATEVSINTAFGVERVVRFAFAHAMGRERKKVTLVHKTNVLVHAGGLWQSTVDRVATEFPEVNVDYMHVDAATIFMVTQPSRFDVIVTDNLFGDIITDLAAAISGGIGLAASGNLNPSGAFPSMFEPVHGSAPDIAGKQLADPTAAILSIALLLSQFGESDAAARVTGAIEADLSTRGTTARSTSEIGSAIADAVAQN; encoded by the coding sequence ATGCCTTCTCAGATCAAGCTTGCAGTCATTCCCGGTGATGGTATTGGGCCCGAAGTTGTGGCCGAAGCACTCAAGGTGCTGAAGGCAACCGGGGTGGATGTTTCCCCCACCCAGTTCCCCTTCGGAGCGAGCCATTACCTCGAGTCGGGCACGATTCTCGAAGACTCTGACATTGATGAACTTGCTCAGCATGACGCGATCTTGCTGGGTGCAGTAGGAGGAGACCCTCGCGACCCGCGACTGAAGGGCGGCATCATCGAGCGTGGTCTGCTGCTGAAGCTGCGTTTTGCGCTCGATCATCACGTGAACCTGCGCCCGACCACGATTTTCCCCGGTGTGACGTCTCCGTTAGCTAATCCTGGCGCGGTGGACTTTGTGGTGGTCCGGGAGGGCACTGAGGGACCCTACGTGGGCAATGGTGGGCGCATCCGCACCGGCACACCCCACGAGATTGCCACCGAGGTGTCGATAAACACGGCGTTCGGTGTCGAGCGCGTTGTTCGCTTCGCTTTTGCTCACGCGATGGGGCGGGAGCGCAAGAAGGTCACCCTCGTGCACAAGACCAACGTGCTCGTTCACGCCGGCGGCCTGTGGCAGTCGACGGTTGACCGTGTCGCCACCGAGTTTCCGGAGGTTAACGTCGACTACATGCACGTTGATGCGGCCACGATCTTTATGGTCACCCAACCGAGTAGATTTGATGTCATCGTCACCGACAACCTTTTTGGTGACATCATCACTGACCTTGCAGCGGCCATCAGCGGCGGCATCGGTTTGGCCGCTTCCGGCAATCTCAACCCCAGCGGGGCATTCCCGTCGATGTTTGAGCCGGTTCATGGTTCAGCGCCCGACATTGCGGGCAAACAACTCGCTGATCCCACGGCGGCAATCCTGTCGATTGCATTGCTGCTGTCACAGTTCGGCGAATCGGATGCCGCGGCCCGTGTTACTGGGGCCATTGAGGCCGATCTCAGCACCCGTGGCACCACGGCACGGTCTACGTCGGAGATTGGCAGTGCAATTGCCGACGCTGTAGCGCAGAATTAA
- a CDS encoding fumarylacetoacetate hydrolase family protein, with protein sequence MKVARFSSGTGARYGIIDGDEIVVLTGDPMFNGFETTDERLPLSEIKIVAPVIPRSKVVAIGRNYAEHAKELGNETPSEPMMFLKPNTSVVGPGDAIMLPPQSELVSFEGELAVVIGSIAKNVAEADADSVIFGYTIANDVTARDLQKKDGQWSRAKGFDTFCPLGPVIETEFEVASQSIRTTVNGDLKQDGTVDQMVHSVASLVAYASSVFTLLPGDLILTGTPAGVGPIVHGDTVEITIEGIGTLSNPVRTASR encoded by the coding sequence ATGAAGGTAGCTCGTTTCAGTTCTGGCACGGGAGCCCGCTATGGCATCATCGACGGCGACGAAATTGTTGTTCTCACCGGTGACCCCATGTTCAACGGTTTCGAAACCACCGATGAGCGTCTGCCGCTGTCAGAAATCAAGATTGTGGCGCCCGTGATTCCGCGCTCCAAGGTCGTGGCGATTGGCCGCAACTATGCCGAGCACGCGAAAGAGCTCGGCAATGAGACTCCTTCTGAGCCGATGATGTTCCTCAAACCCAACACCTCGGTAGTGGGCCCCGGGGATGCCATCATGCTGCCGCCGCAGAGCGAGCTTGTGAGTTTTGAGGGCGAACTGGCCGTTGTGATCGGCAGCATCGCCAAGAATGTGGCCGAGGCCGATGCTGACAGTGTGATCTTTGGGTACACCATCGCCAACGATGTGACGGCACGCGACCTGCAGAAGAAAGACGGCCAATGGTCTCGCGCGAAAGGCTTCGATACGTTCTGCCCACTCGGGCCCGTGATTGAGACCGAGTTCGAGGTGGCGTCGCAGAGCATCCGCACGACCGTGAATGGTGACCTGAAGCAAGACGGAACCGTCGACCAGATGGTGCACTCCGTGGCATCCCTGGTGGCGTATGCGTCGAGCGTGTTCACGCTGCTGCCGGGCGATCTGATTCTCACGGGAACCCCCGCGGGGGTCGGGCCGATTGTGCACGGCGATACTGTCGAGATCACGATTGAGGGAATCGGCACGCTGAGTAACCCGGTGCGCACGGCATCGAGGTAG
- a CDS encoding DUF1524 domain-containing protein, with protein MAWPRSKNKRNPNAPLAPAGWYDDGSGKNRWWDGLEWSDKFASKNTPAVSHSPEWFKPTISTWVVGASVALFALVALVSQGIASMLILIALFGVFTGLYVLVSGRRSWASVPSRKVGGIVIAASLFATFVGGAVGGSNIAAQPVADGVEISEKAAPSPSPTATPTATAAASARFTVDAPADPETVTVPSAEASVSISDTSITDTTALALLTKIPVKGKAPKTGYVRTTKFGAAWMDVDRNGCDTRNDILNRDLTQTTKNGMCKVLTGQLISPFTNAQIDFIRGNTTSALVQIDHVVSLSNAWQTGAQQLTQEQRISLANDPINLLAVDGKSNAQKGSGDTATWLPSNKSFRCEYVASQISVKATYGLWVTTAEYDAMVRVLDTCPNQRAVTSAFTPAPAPPPVVAAPTPVPAPAPAPAPAPAAPAYAYYKNCTAVRAAGAAPLYAGQPGYETPRLDRDGDGVACE; from the coding sequence ATGGCTTGGCCACGATCTAAAAACAAGAGAAATCCCAATGCACCTCTGGCACCCGCCGGCTGGTACGACGATGGCTCAGGGAAGAACCGATGGTGGGATGGGCTTGAGTGGAGTGATAAATTCGCCTCGAAAAACACGCCAGCAGTGAGTCACTCGCCTGAATGGTTTAAGCCAACGATCAGCACCTGGGTCGTAGGGGCGAGTGTCGCGCTATTCGCGTTAGTTGCGCTCGTAAGCCAGGGCATTGCTTCAATGCTTATTCTCATAGCGCTCTTCGGCGTATTCACTGGACTTTATGTGCTTGTCAGCGGCCGACGCTCGTGGGCCTCAGTGCCGTCACGAAAGGTCGGCGGAATCGTTATTGCAGCGAGCCTGTTCGCGACGTTTGTCGGTGGTGCGGTCGGTGGCAGCAACATCGCGGCGCAACCAGTCGCCGACGGTGTGGAGATATCCGAGAAAGCCGCACCGTCTCCTTCGCCCACTGCGACTCCAACAGCAACTGCCGCTGCGAGCGCACGATTCACCGTGGATGCGCCTGCCGATCCTGAGACTGTTACTGTTCCATCCGCTGAAGCGTCAGTGAGCATTTCCGATACTTCGATTACTGACACGACAGCACTTGCACTCTTGACCAAAATCCCTGTGAAGGGAAAAGCCCCGAAGACCGGCTACGTCCGAACAACCAAATTCGGAGCTGCTTGGATGGATGTGGACCGCAACGGCTGCGATACGCGCAACGACATCCTGAACCGTGATCTGACTCAGACTACCAAGAACGGAATGTGCAAGGTGCTAACCGGGCAGCTCATCTCACCATTCACTAACGCGCAGATAGATTTTATTAGGGGAAACACTACGTCAGCCCTAGTGCAAATCGATCACGTCGTGTCGCTCTCCAATGCGTGGCAAACTGGTGCACAGCAATTGACTCAAGAGCAAAGGATTTCTCTTGCCAACGACCCAATCAATCTTCTCGCGGTCGATGGAAAGTCGAACGCCCAGAAAGGCTCAGGAGACACTGCGACTTGGCTACCATCTAACAAGAGCTTCCGCTGTGAATACGTTGCTTCTCAGATTTCTGTCAAAGCCACATACGGGCTGTGGGTGACTACAGCTGAATACGACGCGATGGTACGTGTGCTCGATACTTGCCCTAACCAGCGAGCGGTAACCTCGGCGTTCACACCGGCGCCCGCACCGCCGCCCGTCGTCGCAGCACCAACACCAGTACCCGCACCGGCACCCGCACCTGCGCCCGCCCCCGCAGCACCGGCCTACGCGTATTACAAAAACTGCACTGCGGTGCGTGCCGCCGGTGCGGCTCCGCTCTACGCAGGCCAGCCGGGCTACGAAACACCGCGTCTCGACCGCGACGGTGACGGGGTGGCTTGCGAGTAA
- the serA gene encoding phosphoglycerate dehydrogenase, protein MAKPIVVIAEELSPATVDALGPDFEIRNIDGTDRAALKAALADAQAVLIRSATHMDADALAAAPDLKVIARAGVGLDNVDIKAATAAGVMVVNAPTSNIISAAELTVGHILSLARHIPAAHGALAEGQWKRSQYSGTELFEKTIGIIGLGRIGGLITERMQSFGTNIIAYDPYVTSARAQQMGVTLVSLEELLERSDFITIHMPKTPETTGMISTEQFARMKSSAYIVNVARGGLIDEDALYTALKSRRIAGAGLDVFVSEPPTGSPLLSLDNVIVTPHLGASTAEAQEKAGVSVARSVRLALGGELVPDAVNVAGGIIDPSVRPGIPLMEKLGQVFSGLCGSPLTAVDIEVRGEIVEFDVNVLKLAALKGIFTNVVSETVSYVNAPLLADQRGLTVRLITDAVSPEYRNVLTIRGSLSDGSQVSVSGTLVGNKQLEKIVEINGYDIEVPLADHLIVMMYEDRTGIVAVFGKEFGDANINIAGMQIARESEGGNALSVLTVDSQASAEVLATVAKQIDARYVHAIDIVDA, encoded by the coding sequence GTGGCCAAGCCGATCGTTGTGATCGCCGAAGAACTTTCCCCCGCAACAGTTGATGCCCTCGGGCCCGACTTTGAGATACGAAACATTGATGGCACTGATCGTGCCGCTCTGAAGGCTGCGCTCGCTGATGCGCAGGCCGTTCTCATCCGTTCGGCAACCCACATGGATGCCGATGCTCTTGCTGCCGCGCCTGACCTGAAGGTCATTGCTCGCGCTGGTGTCGGCCTCGACAACGTTGACATTAAGGCGGCTACGGCTGCTGGTGTGATGGTTGTCAATGCCCCCACCTCCAACATCATTTCGGCGGCAGAGCTGACCGTCGGGCACATCCTGAGCTTGGCCCGTCACATTCCTGCCGCTCACGGCGCTCTTGCAGAGGGGCAGTGGAAGCGCTCGCAGTACTCGGGTACTGAGCTTTTTGAGAAGACGATCGGCATCATCGGCCTCGGCCGCATTGGTGGTTTGATCACGGAGCGCATGCAGAGCTTCGGCACGAACATCATCGCTTACGACCCCTATGTGACGTCTGCTCGCGCGCAGCAGATGGGCGTCACGCTCGTCTCGCTCGAGGAGCTGTTGGAGCGTTCAGACTTCATCACGATTCACATGCCGAAGACGCCAGAAACGACGGGAATGATTTCGACTGAGCAGTTTGCTCGCATGAAGTCGAGTGCGTACATCGTGAATGTTGCCCGTGGTGGACTCATTGATGAAGACGCTCTCTACACGGCACTTAAGTCGCGCCGCATTGCTGGTGCCGGTCTTGATGTGTTTGTGAGCGAGCCGCCCACGGGCTCGCCGCTGTTGTCGCTCGACAATGTCATCGTTACCCCGCATCTGGGGGCTTCGACTGCTGAAGCCCAGGAGAAGGCTGGCGTTTCGGTCGCTCGTTCCGTGCGTCTTGCCCTCGGTGGAGAGCTCGTGCCTGACGCGGTGAACGTTGCCGGTGGAATTATCGATCCGAGCGTGCGCCCCGGCATTCCGCTCATGGAGAAGCTTGGTCAGGTGTTCTCTGGGCTGTGTGGCAGCCCGCTCACGGCGGTAGATATTGAGGTCCGCGGCGAGATAGTGGAATTCGATGTCAACGTTCTCAAGCTCGCCGCTCTCAAGGGCATCTTCACGAATGTGGTGTCAGAGACGGTCAGCTATGTCAACGCCCCGCTGCTCGCCGACCAGCGTGGACTCACGGTTCGTTTGATTACGGATGCTGTGAGCCCTGAATACCGCAACGTTTTGACCATCCGTGGTTCGCTTTCTGATGGCTCCCAGGTTTCGGTCTCGGGAACGCTTGTGGGCAACAAGCAGCTCGAGAAGATCGTGGAAATCAACGGATACGACATTGAGGTTCCGCTCGCGGATCACCTGATCGTGATGATGTACGAAGACCGCACCGGAATCGTTGCTGTCTTCGGTAAAGAGTTTGGCGACGCCAACATCAACATCGCGGGCATGCAAATCGCGCGTGAAAGCGAAGGCGGCAACGCGCTGTCGGTGCTCACTGTGGACTCGCAGGCCTCCGCTGAGGTGCTCGCCACTGTCGCGAAGCAGATCGACGCCCGCTACGTGCACGCGATCGACATCGTCGACGCCTAG
- a CDS encoding NAD(P)/FAD-dependent oxidoreductase, giving the protein MSEQFDWEVVIVGGGPAGLSAALNLARARRRVLVLDSNRPRNSATFHSHGFLSRDGISPLELRKLGRVELERYPNVAFERTIVESIEPLGGAGFTVTYRGEVATTRTVLIATGLREVLPALPTLRAFYGTSIHSCMECDGYEYADRPIALIGASDDLAERALLLSQWSRDLIVFTQGVGQVSEADVAMLTERGIRVDRRVVADVAGDRDGLTGVVLADGETIPREAAFVRPGYETALDYAVGLQLTLDSEGLIVVDAAGRTSAAGAYAIGEATPPGPQQLIVAAGDGAEVAATINRNLL; this is encoded by the coding sequence ATGAGCGAGCAGTTCGACTGGGAGGTTGTCATTGTCGGTGGCGGACCGGCCGGGTTGAGTGCTGCGCTGAATCTGGCGCGGGCTCGTCGTCGCGTCTTGGTGCTCGACAGCAATCGTCCCCGCAATTCGGCGACGTTCCATTCGCACGGCTTTCTGAGCCGTGACGGTATTTCGCCGTTGGAGTTGCGCAAGCTGGGCCGTGTGGAACTTGAGCGGTATCCGAACGTCGCGTTCGAGCGCACGATTGTTGAGAGCATTGAGCCGCTGGGCGGTGCGGGCTTCACTGTTACCTATCGCGGGGAAGTCGCCACAACGCGCACGGTACTGATCGCGACGGGCCTGCGTGAGGTGCTGCCGGCTTTGCCGACGCTGCGTGCGTTCTATGGCACGAGCATCCACTCCTGTATGGAGTGTGACGGCTACGAGTACGCGGATCGTCCGATTGCGTTGATCGGCGCCAGCGATGACCTGGCGGAGCGGGCGCTGTTGTTGTCGCAGTGGAGCCGGGATCTGATTGTGTTCACGCAGGGCGTGGGGCAGGTGAGCGAAGCTGATGTGGCGATGCTTACTGAGCGCGGCATCCGGGTGGATCGTCGTGTGGTGGCAGATGTTGCGGGCGACCGCGATGGGCTGACCGGTGTTGTGCTCGCCGACGGTGAGACGATCCCGCGTGAGGCCGCGTTTGTGCGCCCCGGCTATGAGACGGCGCTCGACTATGCGGTGGGCTTGCAGCTCACCCTCGACTCGGAGGGTTTGATCGTCGTTGACGCTGCCGGCCGCACTAGTGCGGCCGGTGCCTATGCGATCGGTGAGGCTACCCCTCCCGGCCCCCAGCAGCTCATCGTCGCGGCGGGTGACGGGGCTGAGGTTGCCGCCACCATCAACCGCAATCTGCTCTAA
- a CDS encoding TetR family transcriptional regulator produces MAAQDPPKRAGRRPAASAAGSGAREDIEAVARQQFAELGYERVSVRGVAREAGVDPKLVHHYFGGKESLFAAVVELPLTPGDVIAELREPSEETLGHRLARIIVRLQSNALSRMTMLGVIRAATSQPLAAERIRALLTTRLLLPIARELTVDQPDVRAALVGSQVVGLMMARYVVKLPALARASDEEIIELLGASLDAVLGVVIIPAAESSPA; encoded by the coding sequence ATGGCGGCTCAAGATCCCCCCAAACGCGCAGGGCGCCGACCTGCGGCGAGTGCGGCAGGTAGCGGCGCGCGCGAAGACATTGAAGCGGTTGCACGGCAGCAGTTCGCCGAGCTTGGCTATGAGCGGGTGAGCGTGCGCGGTGTAGCGCGAGAGGCAGGCGTTGACCCGAAACTTGTTCATCACTATTTCGGCGGAAAAGAGTCACTATTTGCGGCTGTGGTTGAGCTTCCGCTCACTCCCGGAGATGTGATTGCAGAACTTCGCGAGCCGAGCGAGGAGACCCTGGGCCATCGCCTCGCGCGAATCATCGTTCGGCTGCAGAGCAATGCGCTCTCCCGAATGACAATGTTGGGCGTCATCCGTGCGGCGACAAGTCAGCCGCTTGCTGCCGAACGGATCAGGGCACTCTTGACCACTCGACTACTGCTGCCGATCGCGCGCGAACTCACCGTTGATCAGCCCGATGTGAGGGCGGCACTTGTCGGAAGTCAGGTTGTCGGTCTCATGATGGCGCGCTACGTCGTGAAGCTTCCCGCATTGGCGAGGGCGAGCGATGAGGAGATCATTGAATTGCTGGGGGCATCCCTCGATGCAGTTCTTGGTGTCGTAATTATCCCAGCGGCGGAGAGCTCGCCGGCATGA
- a CDS encoding DUF6458 family protein, with protein sequence MSIGTGIVLVVIGAILTFALDLQVEGINLDLVGYIMMAAGVVVFIIGLVLMMRKRTSVTTVHNGTDGANGSVSERRTSTTPDETI encoded by the coding sequence ATGAGTATTGGAACCGGAATTGTATTAGTAGTTATTGGCGCGATTCTTACGTTCGCGCTCGACCTCCAAGTGGAAGGGATAAACCTCGACCTCGTGGGATACATCATGATGGCTGCGGGTGTAGTCGTGTTCATCATTGGCCTTGTGCTCATGATGCGTAAGCGCACCTCTGTCACCACCGTGCACAACGGCACCGATGGAGCAAACGGCTCGGTAAGCGAACGCCGCACCAGCACCACCCCTGACGAAACCATCTAA